TGACGTCACCGACACACTGGGAGCTGGAAGAGAGGCAGCCAGGGGCggtgggcagaggcaggagcCCCGGGCTCCCAGGATGGCGTCCAACGACACGGCCCCTTCTTGCCTGGACTCTGTCGCATTCAAGGCCACGGTTGGCGTGGTGCTCACGGTTCTCATCGTCGTCACCGTCGCCGGCAACGTGGTTGTGTGCCTGGCCGTGAGCCTGAGCCGCCGGCTCCGCAGCCTGACCAACTGCTTCATTGTGTCGTTGGCCATCACCGACCTGCTGCTCGGCCTCCTGGTGCTGCCCTTCTCAGCCCTCTACCAGCTGTCGTGCAGGTGGAGCTTCGGCAGCGTCTTCTGCAACATCTACACCAGCCTGGACGTGATGCTCTGCACGGCCTCCATCCTCAATCTCTTCATGATCAGCCTGGACCGCTACTGCGCCGTCATGGCCCCCTTGCGCTACCCCATGCTGGTCACCCCAGCCCGAGTCGCCATCTCCCTGGTCTTCATTTGGGTCGTGTCCATCACCCTGTCCTTCCTGTCTATCCACCTGGGCTGGAACAGCAGGGGTGACAGCGGCATCGTCAACCACACCAGCCTGCACTGCAAAGTCCAGGTGAACCTGGTGTATGGCGTGGTGGACGGGCTGGTCACCTTCTACCTGCCGCTGCTGGTCATGTGCGTCACCTACTACCACATCTTCAAGATTGCCCGGTACCAGGCCAAGAGGACCCACCTCGTCAGCTCCTGGAAGGCGGCCACCTTGCGGGAGCACAAAGCCACCGTGACGCTGGCCGCCGTGATGGGGGCCTTCGTCATCTGCTGGTTCCCCTACTTCACTGTGTTTGTCTACCGGGGGCTGCGCGGGGACGACAGCGTCAACAGGGCCTTCGAAGCCGTCGTGCTGTGGCTGGGCTACGCCAACTCGGCCCTGAACCCCATCCTGTACGCCGCACTGAACAGGGACTTCCGCCTGGCCTACCAGCAGCTGCTCGGCTGCAGGGCCGCCGGCCAC
This Rhinolophus sinicus isolate RSC01 linkage group LG10, ASM3656204v1, whole genome shotgun sequence DNA region includes the following protein-coding sequences:
- the HRH2 gene encoding histamine H2 receptor isoform X1, whose protein sequence is MASNDTAPSCLDSVAFKATVGVVLTVLIVVTVAGNVVVCLAVSLSRRLRSLTNCFIVSLAITDLLLGLLVLPFSALYQLSCRWSFGSVFCNIYTSLDVMLCTASILNLFMISLDRYCAVMAPLRYPMLVTPARVAISLVFIWVVSITLSFLSIHLGWNSRGDSGIVNHTSLHCKVQVNLVYGVVDGLVTFYLPLLVMCVTYYHIFKIARYQAKRTHLVSSWKAATLREHKATVTLAAVMGAFVICWFPYFTVFVYRGLRGDDSVNRAFEAVVLWLGYANSALNPILYAALNRDFRLAYQQLLGCRAAGHHAHQPFLMSNSCRLSRTQGREARRQEEKSVKLQVWSGREATAPQGATDRKPALSCTMCSGNLLSCCKSLWGLRFLQRHVGGPSEEQPRELLAKGPRRTSPEEAVRTLPSQAV
- the HRH2 gene encoding histamine H2 receptor isoform X2; this encodes MASNDTAPSCLDSVAFKATVGVVLTVLIVVTVAGNVVVCLAVSLSRRLRSLTNCFIVSLAITDLLLGLLVLPFSALYQLSCRWSFGSVFCNIYTSLDVMLCTASILNLFMISLDRYCAVMAPLRYPMLVTPARVAISLVFIWVVSITLSFLSIHLGWNSRGDSGIVNHTSLHCKVQVNLVYGVVDGLVTFYLPLLVMCVTYYHIFKIARYQAKRTHLVSSWKAATLREHKATVTLAAVMGAFVICWFPYFTVFVYRGLRGDDSVNRAFEAVVLWLGYANSALNPILYAALNRDFRLAYQQLLGCRAAGHHAHQPFLMSNSCRLSRTQGREARRQEEKSVKLQVWSGREATAPQGATDRTARRWP